From one Bacteroides intestinalis DSM 17393 genomic stretch:
- a CDS encoding MerR family transcriptional regulator → MDKDLKLYYSISEVAQMFDVNESLLRFWEKEFPQLSPKKGSRGVRQYRKEDIETVKLIYHLVKERGMTLPGARQRMKDNKESTLRNFEIVDRLKAIREELISMKKALDGFTYEQVDELKKDIQQG, encoded by the coding sequence ATGGATAAAGACCTGAAATTATATTATTCCATCAGTGAGGTAGCCCAGATGTTCGATGTGAACGAGTCCTTGCTTCGTTTCTGGGAGAAAGAGTTTCCACAACTTTCTCCCAAAAAGGGAAGCCGTGGGGTGCGGCAATATCGCAAAGAGGATATTGAAACTGTGAAGCTGATCTATCATTTGGTGAAGGAACGGGGAATGACATTACCCGGTGCCCGCCAGCGAATGAAAGACAATAAAGAAAGCACTCTCCGTAACTTTGAAATTGTAGATCGCCTGAAAGCGATTCGTGAGGAGTTGATCAGTATGAAGAAAGCCCTTGACGGATTTACTTATGAACAGGTGGATGAACTGAAAAAAGATATTCAGCAGGGATAA
- a CDS encoding M23 family metallopeptidase, whose amino-acid sequence MRKVYYIYNPQTQTYDRIYPTVRQRMVSLLRRLFIGMGFGAGSFIILLIIFGSPSEKELRKENSQLLAQYNVLSRRLDEAMGVLQDVQQRDDNLYRVIFAADPIPSAIRQAGYGGTNRYEHLMDMANSDLVVNTTQKMDMLSKQLYIQSRSFDDVVDMCKSHDEMLRCIPAIQPVSNKDLRKTASGYGTRIDPIYGTTKFHAGMDFSAPLGTDVYATGDGTVIQMGWQTGYGNRIVVDHGFGYQTVYAHLRDFRTKVGKKVVRGEVIGGVGSTGKSTGPHLHYEVHVKGQVVNPVNYYFMDLSAEDYDRMIQIAANHGKVLD is encoded by the coding sequence ATGCGCAAAGTTTACTACATTTATAATCCACAGACGCAGACTTATGACCGTATTTACCCTACTGTCCGGCAACGGATGGTGAGTCTCCTGCGCCGTTTGTTTATCGGCATGGGCTTTGGGGCAGGTAGTTTTATAATTCTGCTGATTATTTTCGGTTCACCTTCGGAGAAAGAGTTGAGGAAGGAAAATAGCCAACTTTTAGCGCAGTATAATGTGCTTTCCCGTCGTCTGGATGAGGCAATGGGAGTGTTACAGGATGTGCAGCAGCGTGATGATAACCTGTATCGGGTTATATTTGCAGCTGACCCCATACCTTCGGCTATCCGCCAGGCTGGGTATGGCGGAACTAACCGTTATGAACACTTGATGGATATGGCAAACTCCGATCTGGTAGTGAATACAACTCAGAAGATGGATATGCTCAGCAAGCAACTTTATATCCAGTCGCGTTCCTTCGATGATGTGGTGGATATGTGTAAGAGCCATGACGAAATGTTGCGTTGTATCCCCGCCATCCAGCCTGTTTCCAATAAAGATCTTCGCAAAACAGCTTCCGGCTACGGAACGCGTATCGATCCTATCTACGGGACTACAAAATTCCATGCAGGTATGGATTTCTCGGCACCTTTGGGTACGGATGTTTATGCCACAGGAGATGGTACGGTGATACAGATGGGATGGCAAACCGGGTATGGTAACCGGATTGTGGTAGACCATGGATTTGGTTATCAGACCGTATACGCGCATTTGCGTGATTTCCGCACTAAAGTCGGAAAGAAGGTGGTACGCGGTGAAGTCATTGGCGGGGTAGGCAGTACAGGAAAGAGTACAGGTCCTCACTTGCATTATGAAGTTCATGTAAAAGGGCAGGTAGTCAATCCTGTCAACTATTACTTTATGGACTTGAGTGCTGAGGATTACGACCGGATGATACAGATTGCTGCCAACCACGGTAAAGTTCTCGATTAA
- the alaS gene encoding alanine--tRNA ligase, producing the protein MLTANEIRNSFKSFFESKGHQIVPSAPMVIKDDPTLMFTNAGMNQFKDIILGNHPAKYKRVADSQKCLRVSGKHNDLEEVGHDTYHHTMFEMLGNWSFGDYFKKEAIDWAWEYLVEVLKIDPKNLYATVFEGSPEEGLERDNEAAAFWEQHLPKDHILNGNKHDNFWEMGDTGPCGPCSEIHIDSRPEEEKAKVPGSQLVNKDHPQVIEIWNLVFMQFNRKADGSLEGLPAKVIDTGMGFERLVRTLQGKTSNYDTDVFQPILKAIADMAGTAYGKDNQQDIAMRVIADHIRTIAFSITDGQLPSNAKAGYVIRRILRRAVRYGYTFLGQRQAFMYKLLPVLIENMGEAYPELEAQRELISKVIKEEEDSFLRTLETGIRLLDKTMADAKAAGKTEISGKDAFTLYDTFGFPLDLTELILRENGMTADIKEFDAEMQQQKQRARNAAAIETGDWITLKERTTEFVGYDYTEYETSILRYRQVKQKNQTLYQIVLDYTPFYAESGGQVGDTGVLVSEFETIEVIDTKKENNLPIHITKKLPAHPEAPMMACVDTEKRAACAANHSATHLLDSALREVLGEHVEQKGSLVTPDSLRFDFSHFQKVTDEEIRQVEHLVNAKIRANIPLKEYRNIPIEDAKELGAIALFGEKYGDHVRVIQFGSSVEFCGGTHVAATGNIGMIKIVSESSVAAGVRRIEAYTGARVEELMDTIEDTLKDLKALFNNAPDLAGTIRKYIEENAGLKKQMEDFMREKEAQIKERLLKNMQEIHGIKVIKICAPIPAESIKNIAFQLRGEITENLCFVAGTINEGKPMLTVMLSDNLVAGGLKAGNLVKEAAKLIQGGGGGQPHFATAGGKNIDGLNAAIEKVLELAGI; encoded by the coding sequence ATGTTGACTGCAAATGAAATCCGTAACTCATTCAAGAGTTTCTTCGAGAGCAAAGGCCACCAGATAGTGCCCTCGGCTCCGATGGTAATTAAAGATGACCCGACACTGATGTTTACCAATGCGGGGATGAACCAGTTTAAAGATATTATTTTGGGCAACCACCCTGCGAAATATAAAAGAGTCGCGGACTCGCAGAAATGTCTGCGCGTTAGCGGAAAACATAATGACCTGGAGGAAGTGGGACACGACACGTACCACCACACCATGTTCGAGATGCTGGGTAACTGGTCGTTCGGCGACTACTTTAAGAAAGAGGCTATCGACTGGGCATGGGAATATCTGGTAGAGGTTCTGAAGATAGATCCGAAGAACCTTTACGCCACCGTATTCGAGGGCAGCCCTGAAGAAGGATTGGAACGTGACAATGAAGCTGCTGCCTTTTGGGAACAACACCTTCCGAAAGATCATATCCTCAACGGTAACAAGCATGATAACTTCTGGGAGATGGGCGATACAGGTCCGTGTGGTCCGTGTTCCGAGATACATATAGACTCACGTCCGGAAGAAGAGAAAGCCAAAGTTCCGGGTAGCCAATTGGTGAACAAGGATCATCCGCAGGTTATTGAAATCTGGAACCTCGTGTTCATGCAATTCAACCGTAAAGCCGATGGAAGTCTGGAAGGACTTCCCGCCAAAGTTATCGACACGGGTATGGGCTTTGAACGCTTGGTACGCACGTTACAAGGCAAGACTTCAAACTATGATACGGACGTATTCCAGCCGATATTGAAAGCCATCGCTGATATGGCAGGCACTGCCTATGGCAAAGACAACCAACAAGACATCGCCATGCGTGTGATTGCCGACCATATCCGTACAATCGCTTTCTCTATTACAGACGGACAGTTGCCCTCGAATGCAAAGGCAGGTTATGTAATCCGCCGTATCCTGCGCCGCGCAGTTCGTTACGGTTATACATTCCTGGGACAGAGACAGGCATTCATGTATAAACTGCTCCCGGTTCTGATTGAAAACATGGGTGAGGCTTATCCAGAACTGGAAGCACAGAGAGAACTGATCAGCAAAGTTATTAAAGAAGAAGAAGACTCCTTCCTCCGCACATTGGAAACCGGTATCCGCTTGCTGGACAAGACGATGGCTGACGCCAAAGCTGCCGGAAAGACAGAAATCAGCGGTAAGGATGCCTTTACCTTATATGATACTTTCGGTTTCCCGCTCGACCTGACGGAACTGATTCTCCGTGAAAACGGTATGACTGCCGACATCAAGGAATTCGATGCCGAGATGCAACAGCAGAAGCAACGTGCCCGCAATGCCGCTGCCATAGAAACTGGTGACTGGATTACACTGAAAGAAAGAACTACTGAATTTGTAGGTTACGACTATACGGAATATGAAACAAGTATCCTTCGTTACCGTCAAGTAAAACAGAAAAACCAGACACTGTATCAGATTGTACTGGACTATACCCCGTTCTATGCCGAAAGCGGTGGCCAGGTAGGTGATACTGGTGTATTAGTCAGCGAATTCGAAACGATTGAAGTAATTGATACAAAGAAGGAAAATAACCTTCCGATACATATCACCAAGAAATTGCCCGCACATCCGGAAGCTCCGATGATGGCTTGCGTAGATACCGAAAAACGTGCTGCCTGTGCAGCCAATCACTCGGCTACCCACTTGCTGGACTCTGCACTCCGCGAAGTACTGGGCGAGCATGTAGAGCAAAAGGGTTCTTTAGTAACCCCCGACTCACTACGTTTCGACTTCTCTCACTTCCAGAAAGTGACGGACGAAGAAATACGCCAGGTAGAACATTTGGTGAATGCAAAAATCCGTGCCAACATACCTTTGAAGGAATACCGCAATATTCCTATTGAAGATGCCAAAGAACTGGGTGCTATCGCCTTGTTCGGTGAAAAGTACGGCGACCATGTGCGTGTTATTCAGTTCGGTTCATCCGTTGAGTTCTGTGGAGGTACACACGTTGCTGCTACCGGAAACATAGGTATGATAAAGATTGTATCTGAAAGTTCCGTTGCTGCCGGCGTACGCCGTATCGAAGCTTACACCGGTGCACGCGTAGAGGAATTGATGGACACCATAGAAGATACTCTGAAAGATCTGAAAGCGCTCTTCAACAATGCCCCCGACTTGGCCGGAACCATCCGCAAGTATATTGAAGAGAATGCCGGATTGAAGAAGCAGATGGAAGACTTCATGAGGGAGAAAGAGGCACAGATAAAGGAAAGATTGCTGAAAAACATGCAGGAAATCCACGGCATAAAGGTAATTAAGATTTGTGCTCCGATACCTGCAGAAAGCATTAAGAATATTGCATTCCAACTGCGTGGCGAGATTACAGAAAACCTGTGTTTCGTTGCCGGAACGATCAATGAAGGAAAACCGATGCTGACGGTAATGTTGAGCGATAACCTCGTAGCCGGCGGATTGAAAGCCGGAAACCTGGTGAAAGAAGCTGCCAAACTGATTCAAGGCGGTGGCGGCGGCCAACCTCACTTTGCAACAGCAGGTGGAAAGAACATTGACGGACTGAATGCAGCAATAGAAAAGGTACTGGAACTGGCCGGAATTTAA
- a CDS encoding ATP-dependent DNA helicase, protein MINNYLETQIKENFPYEPTFEQEIVLKSLATFLLSPRNDAVFVLRGYAGTGKTSLVGALVRTLDKLQQKSILLAPTGRAAKVFSAYAGHPAFTIHKKIYRQQSFSNEVSNFSVNDNLTTHTLYIVDEASMISNEGLSGAVFGTGRLLDDLIQFVYSGTGCRLVLMGDTAQLPPVGEEQSPALFAEALKGYGLEVIEVDLTQVVRQVQDSGILWNATRLRQLIAEDACESLPKIKVSGFADIKIVPGDELIDTLSTCYDRDGMDETIVVCRSNKRANIYNNGIRAQILWREDELNTGDLLMVAKNNYYWTEKSKEMDFIANGEIAVLRRMRRTRELYGFRFAEVLLAFPDYGDFELEVNLLLDTLHTDAPALPKADNDRLFYAVLEDYADISMKRDRMKKMKADPHYNALQVKYAYAVTCHKAQGGQWKNVFLDQGYMTDEYLTPDYFRWLYTAFTRATGTLYLVNYPKEQIL, encoded by the coding sequence ATGATAAATAACTATTTAGAAACGCAAATTAAGGAAAATTTTCCTTATGAACCAACTTTTGAGCAAGAAATAGTACTAAAATCATTGGCTACCTTCTTGCTATCTCCTCGTAACGATGCGGTTTTTGTGCTGCGCGGATACGCTGGTACGGGAAAAACTTCACTGGTTGGAGCATTGGTACGGACATTGGATAAGTTGCAACAGAAGTCAATTCTGCTGGCTCCTACAGGGCGGGCGGCGAAAGTCTTTTCTGCTTATGCGGGGCATCCGGCGTTTACTATTCACAAAAAGATTTACCGTCAGCAATCTTTCTCCAACGAGGTGAGTAACTTCTCGGTGAATGATAATTTGACTACACATACCTTATATATAGTGGATGAGGCTTCGATGATTTCGAACGAGGGCTTATCCGGTGCTGTGTTCGGTACAGGGCGTTTGCTGGACGATCTGATACAGTTTGTTTACTCCGGTACAGGATGCCGTCTGGTGTTGATGGGCGATACAGCGCAGCTTCCTCCGGTGGGTGAGGAGCAGAGCCCTGCCTTATTTGCTGAAGCTTTGAAAGGATATGGACTGGAAGTGATAGAGGTCGATTTGACGCAAGTAGTGCGTCAGGTGCAGGACTCCGGTATTTTGTGGAATGCTACCCGGTTGCGCCAACTTATAGCCGAAGATGCCTGTGAAAGTTTGCCAAAGATAAAGGTGTCGGGGTTTGCTGATATAAAAATAGTTCCGGGCGACGAACTGATAGATACGCTGAGTACTTGCTACGACCGTGACGGGATGGATGAGACCATTGTCGTATGCCGTTCCAATAAGCGGGCGAATATCTACAATAATGGTATACGTGCGCAAATCCTTTGGCGGGAGGATGAATTGAATACAGGTGACTTGCTGATGGTGGCAAAGAATAATTACTACTGGACGGAGAAAAGTAAAGAAATGGATTTCATAGCCAATGGTGAAATAGCTGTTCTTCGCCGGATGCGCCGGACGCGTGAGTTGTATGGTTTCCGTTTTGCGGAAGTCCTACTCGCTTTTCCTGATTACGGGGACTTTGAACTGGAAGTTAATCTGCTGCTGGATACCTTGCATACTGATGCGCCAGCCTTGCCAAAGGCAGACAATGATCGGCTTTTCTATGCCGTACTCGAAGATTACGCTGATATTTCCATGAAGCGCGATAGGATGAAAAAGATGAAGGCGGACCCGCATTATAATGCCTTGCAAGTGAAGTATGCCTATGCCGTTACTTGCCACAAAGCGCAGGGGGGGCAATGGAAGAATGTATTTCTCGATCAGGGATATATGACGGATGAGTATCTGACACCGGATTATTTCCGCTGGTTATATACAGCTTTTACCCGTGCTACAGGTACTTTGTATCTGGTGAATTATCCGAAAGAGCAAATACTATAA
- a CDS encoding DUF3822 family protein: MIETIDFSKSEQYTLSIRLSADGFSFSVFNPLNEGELFFFDRKVEESLSLTANLKRTFREVEWLKHPYRRVNILMAGKRFTLVPLEFFEDEQTEMLFYHNHPKRENEVIQYNILRKNNTVVLFSMDKSARSFLCEQYPDVRFYSQASSFIEHFSSKSRLGNSRKMYVHLRKDAAELYCYDRNHLLLANSFECKQTADRIYYLLYIWKQLGFEQERDELHLTGELSDKETLLSELRKFIRQVFVMNPATNLDLQAITLCE, encoded by the coding sequence ATGATAGAAACGATTGACTTTAGTAAATCGGAACAATATACGTTATCCATCCGCCTCAGTGCGGATGGATTTTCTTTTTCTGTATTCAACCCTCTCAATGAGGGTGAACTCTTTTTCTTTGACCGTAAAGTAGAAGAATCACTCTCCCTCACAGCCAACCTGAAACGGACTTTCCGCGAAGTAGAATGGTTAAAACATCCTTACCGCCGGGTAAATATACTCATGGCAGGTAAACGCTTTACCCTTGTACCGTTGGAGTTTTTCGAAGACGAGCAAACAGAAATGCTCTTTTACCATAACCATCCTAAACGGGAGAATGAGGTTATACAATACAACATTCTGCGGAAAAATAATACTGTAGTACTGTTCAGTATGGACAAAAGTGCCCGTTCATTTCTTTGCGAACAATATCCTGATGTGAGGTTTTATTCACAAGCAAGTTCATTCATTGAACACTTCTCCAGTAAAAGCCGCTTGGGAAACAGTCGGAAAATGTATGTGCACCTGCGGAAAGATGCTGCCGAACTATATTGCTACGACCGCAATCACCTGCTCCTTGCCAACTCTTTTGAGTGCAAACAGACAGCAGACCGTATCTATTACCTATTATATATATGGAAACAGCTTGGTTTCGAACAAGAACGCGACGAACTACATCTCACCGGTGAGTTGTCCGACAAAGAAACTTTGCTCAGTGAACTACGAAAATTCATCCGGCAGGTATTCGTCATGAACCCTGCCACTAACCTCGACCTACAAGCCATAACCCTATGCGAGTAA
- a CDS encoding RsmD family RNA methyltransferase, whose protein sequence is MRVISGIYKRRRFDVPRTFKARPTTDFAKENLFNVLANYLDFEDGVSALDLFAGTGSISIELVSRGCNRVISVEKDRDHHAFICKIMQEVKDDTCIPIRGDVFKFIKGGREQFDFIFADPPYELQGLETLPNLIFENNLLKEGGLFVLEHGKKDNFENHPNFVERRVYGSVNFSIFK, encoded by the coding sequence ATGCGAGTAATCAGCGGAATATATAAAAGAAGAAGATTTGACGTACCTCGTACCTTCAAGGCGCGTCCCACAACAGACTTTGCCAAAGAGAATCTGTTTAATGTACTTGCCAACTATCTGGATTTTGAAGATGGTGTATCTGCCCTCGACCTCTTTGCAGGCACAGGCAGCATCAGTATAGAACTGGTATCACGCGGTTGCAATCGTGTAATCAGCGTTGAAAAAGACCGGGATCACCACGCTTTCATTTGCAAAATCATGCAGGAAGTGAAGGATGATACTTGTATCCCCATCCGTGGCGATGTATTCAAGTTCATCAAAGGGGGACGCGAACAGTTCGATTTCATTTTTGCCGATCCTCCGTATGAATTGCAAGGACTGGAAACCCTTCCCAATCTTATCTTTGAAAATAACCTGCTGAAAGAAGGAGGTCTGTTTGTATTGGAACACGGCAAGAAAGACAACTTCGAGAATCATCCGAACTTTGTGGAACGGCGGGTATATGGAAGTGTAAACTTCTCGATATTTAAATGA
- the cls gene encoding cardiolipin synthase, with amino-acid sequence MIDWNYILNQVATVAFDIIYFGAIIGTIVVIILDNRNPVKTLAWILVLMFLPVVGLVFYFFFGRSRRRERIIGQKIYNRLLNKPMVEYLAQDATTLPMAYSRLISLFRNTTQAFPFDGNRIEIYTNGGSMLQSLLRELQNARQHIHIEFYIFEDDAIGRMVRDVLVEKARAGVEVRLIYDDVGCWHVPNRFYDEMLSAGIEVRSFLKVRFPLFTSKVNYRNHRKIVVIDGRVGFVGGMNLAERYMRGFSWGIWRDTHLLLEGKAVHGLQTAFLLDWYFVDRTLISASRYFPKMEATGTSLVQIVTSDPIGPWKEIMQGLSMAISGAKKYFYIQTPYFLPTEQILAAMQTAALAGVDVRLMLPMRADNRLTHLGSCSYLADILQAGVKIYFYKKGFLHSKLMVSDDELSTVGSTNVDFRSFEHNFEVNAFIYDTETALQMREIFLQDQRDCVQVFLKNWVKRPWWRKAAESVVRLMAPLL; translated from the coding sequence GTGATTGACTGGAACTATATACTCAACCAAGTAGCTACCGTCGCCTTTGATATTATTTACTTTGGCGCTATCATCGGAACAATTGTTGTCATTATCCTCGACAATCGTAATCCGGTGAAGACGCTTGCATGGATACTGGTATTGATGTTCCTGCCTGTTGTGGGGTTAGTCTTCTATTTCTTTTTCGGACGAAGCCGCAGGCGGGAGCGCATCATAGGGCAGAAGATTTATAACCGTCTGCTGAATAAACCGATGGTGGAGTATCTGGCGCAGGATGCCACTACTTTGCCAATGGCTTACAGTCGGCTTATTTCCCTGTTCCGCAACACGACCCAGGCATTCCCTTTCGACGGTAACCGTATCGAAATCTATACCAATGGCGGCTCTATGCTGCAATCCTTGTTGAGGGAACTGCAGAATGCCCGGCAACATATCCATATTGAATTTTATATCTTTGAAGATGATGCTATCGGACGTATGGTACGCGATGTATTGGTGGAGAAAGCGCGGGCAGGCGTTGAAGTGCGTCTTATCTATGACGATGTAGGATGCTGGCATGTGCCCAACCGGTTCTATGATGAGATGCTTTCGGCAGGCATTGAAGTGCGTAGTTTCCTGAAAGTACGTTTTCCGCTGTTCACTAGTAAGGTGAACTACCGTAATCACCGTAAGATTGTGGTGATTGACGGGCGTGTGGGATTTGTAGGTGGAATGAATCTGGCAGAACGTTATATGCGTGGTTTCTCATGGGGTATCTGGCGTGATACCCATCTTTTACTGGAAGGTAAAGCCGTGCATGGTCTGCAGACTGCTTTCCTGCTCGACTGGTATTTTGTTGACCGTACTTTGATCAGTGCTTCCCGTTACTTTCCGAAGATGGAAGCGACCGGCACTTCTTTGGTGCAGATTGTGACGAGTGACCCCATTGGTCCCTGGAAAGAGATTATGCAAGGATTGAGTATGGCAATTTCCGGTGCAAAGAAATACTTCTATATACAGACTCCTTATTTTCTGCCTACGGAACAGATTTTGGCCGCTATGCAAACTGCGGCATTGGCAGGAGTGGATGTACGTCTGATGTTGCCAATGCGTGCGGATAATCGTCTGACGCATTTGGGTTCCTGTTCGTATCTGGCGGATATATTGCAAGCGGGTGTAAAAATCTATTTCTATAAAAAAGGCTTCTTGCATTCCAAGCTGATGGTATCAGATGATGAGCTTTCCACTGTTGGTTCTACCAATGTGGACTTTCGTAGCTTTGAGCATAATTTTGAAGTGAATGCTTTCATTTATGATACGGAAACGGCATTGCAAATGCGGGAGATCTTTCTTCAGGATCAGCGCGACTGTGTACAAGTCTTCCTTAAAAACTGGGTGAAGCGTCCTTGGTGGCGGAAAGCTGCCGAGAGTGTGGTGCGCTTGATGGCACCGCTTTTATAA
- a CDS encoding porin family protein, with translation MKKQLLIALLLGLSTTICHSQVKINVQGGTGLTGITKNENYNANFGYRFGVGVELPIDKTWSMQTGLQFLNRSYSVDEGITALGTNEEGKQTYMVLGIDSKINGIYLQVPIKVAAYLPLNNNCGFQFSGGPYIAYGIGGKSKVNWILASQEKIDSDDLTSGGDNRLMEGKTTHKTFDKNDGLKRLDIGLSLGVDFKYKQLFAGIGAEYGFLPIDKEFPKDIFKYSIQENQTLVSPRNIGIEFHVGFCFSVGKR, from the coding sequence ATGAAAAAACAGCTTTTAATCGCCCTCTTATTGGGTTTGTCAACTACTATCTGTCATTCGCAAGTAAAAATCAACGTACAAGGCGGCACTGGGTTGACCGGCATCACCAAGAATGAAAATTACAATGCTAACTTTGGATATCGTTTCGGAGTAGGTGTTGAGCTACCTATTGACAAGACTTGGTCCATGCAAACAGGGCTACAGTTCCTGAACAGAAGCTACTCTGTTGACGAAGGAATAACAGCCCTTGGCACTAATGAGGAAGGCAAACAAACCTACATGGTATTGGGGATTGATTCTAAAATAAACGGAATCTATTTACAAGTTCCCATCAAAGTTGCCGCATATCTGCCTTTGAATAACAACTGCGGATTTCAATTCAGCGGAGGTCCATACATCGCTTATGGAATTGGCGGAAAAAGCAAAGTGAACTGGATACTTGCCAGCCAGGAAAAAATCGACTCCGACGACCTCACATCTGGTGGAGATAACAGATTGATGGAAGGTAAAACAACGCATAAGACATTCGATAAAAACGATGGACTGAAACGCCTGGACATCGGTTTAAGTCTCGGAGTAGATTTCAAATACAAACAACTTTTTGCCGGTATCGGTGCCGAATACGGTTTTCTTCCCATTGATAAAGAATTTCCTAAAGACATTTTCAAATATTCCATCCAGGAAAACCAGACACTTGTCTCCCCTCGCAACATAGGAATCGAATTTCATGTAGGCTTTTGTTTCAGTGTAGGGAAACGCTAA